A single genomic interval of Oncorhynchus gorbuscha isolate QuinsamMale2020 ecotype Even-year linkage group LG25, OgorEven_v1.0, whole genome shotgun sequence harbors:
- the LOC124014216 gene encoding pleckstrin homology domain-containing family A member 5-like isoform X7: MAADLNPDWLSCLPSSWSYGVTRDGRIFFFNEEAKSTTWLHPVTGEAVITGHRKTPDLPTGWEEGYTFEGARCFIK, translated from the exons ATGGCGGCGGATCTAAACCCAGACTGGCTCTCTTGCCTGCCTTCTTCTTGGAGTTATGGGGTTACTCGGGATGGAAGGATATTCTTCTTCAA TGAAGAAGCCAAGAGTACGACCTGGCTGCATCCCGTCACCGGAGAGGCCGTCATAACGGGGCACAGAAAAACCCCAG ATTTACCAACgggatgggaggagggatatACGTTCGAAGGAGCCCGCTGCTTCATCAA